One region of Triticum aestivum cultivar Chinese Spring chromosome 6B, IWGSC CS RefSeq v2.1, whole genome shotgun sequence genomic DNA includes:
- the LOC123138394 gene encoding 1-aminocyclopropane-1-carboxylate oxidase 1, with translation MALPANAAASLSFPVINMEKLETEERGAAMEVIHDACENWGFFELLNHGISHELLDEVERVSKAHYACREEKFKEFAARTLEAGEKGADVKDVDWESTFFVRHLPASNLADLPDLDHQYRQVMKEFASEIEKLAEKVLDLLCENLGLEQGYLKQALAGSSGPTFGSKVSSYPPCPRPDLVDGLRAHTDAGGVILLFQDDQVSGLQLVKDGAWVDVPPMRRAIVVNIGDQLEVITNGRYKSVMHRVLTRPDGNRMSIASFYNPGADAVIFPAPALVAAAGATEKNEGEEGGAAYPRFVFEDYMNLYVRHKFEAKEPRFQAMKADAASVATA, from the exons ATGGCACTTCCTGCTAATGCCGCTGCCTCGTTGAGCTTCCCGGTGATCAACATGGAGAAGCTGGAGACGGAGGAGAGGGGCGCGGCCATGGAGGTTATCCACGACGCCTGCGAGAACTGGGGATTCTTCGAG CTGCTGAACCATGGCATCTCGCATGAGCTGCTGGACGAGGTGGAGCGGGTGAGCAAGGCGCACTACGCGTGCCGGgaggagaagttcaaggagttCGCGGCGAGGACGCTGGAGGCCGGCGAGAAGGGCGCCGACGTGAAGGACGTGGACTGGGAGAGCACCTTCTTCGTCCGCCACCTTCCCGCCTCCAACCTCGCCGACCTGCCGGACCTCGACCACCAGTACAG GCAAGTGATGAAGGAGTTCGCGTCGGAGATCGAGAAGCTGGCGGAGAAGGTGCTGGACCTGCTGTGCGAGAACCTGGGCCTGGAGCAAGGCTACCTGAAGCAGGCCTTGGCCGGTTCCAGTGGCCCGACGTTCGGCAGCAAGGTGAGCAGCTACCCGCCGTGCCCACGCCCCGACCTGGTGGACGGCCTCCGCGCGCACACCGACGCCGGCGGCGTCATCCTTCTGTTCCAGGACGACCAGGTGAgcgggctccagctcgtcaagGACGGAGCATGGGTCGACGTGCCGCCCATGCGCCGCGCCATCGTCGTCAACATCGGCGACCAGCTGGAGGTGATCACCAACGGGCGGTACAAGAGCGTGATGCACCGCGTGCTCACCCGCCCCGACGGCAACCGCATGTCCATCGCCTCCTTCTACAACCCCGGCGCCGACGCCGTCATCTTCCCGGCCCCGGCGCttgtggccgctgccggcgccacgGAGAAGAACGAGGGCGAGGAGGGCGGCGCCGCGTACCCGAGGTTCGTGTTCGAGGACTACATGAACCTGTACGTGCGCCACAAGTTCGAGGCCAAGGAGCCGCGCTTCCAGGCCATGAAGGCGGACGCCGCGTCAGTCGCCACAGCGTGA